The following are encoded in a window of Streptomyces sp. Go-475 genomic DNA:
- a CDS encoding DUF6578 domain-containing protein — MGLWHVIYEDWQMECCGTPFSVGDEVSWPLLLEDADQVFGGGWHDQLSKVCGPVEDVGGVRVVREETGLTAALAGDPDDEEDRRPKPGDRIRSVGLLSVERHGARWPETGGRVRAVQVLEQAYAQATPGSRTWEPVAGERRLRLVERCPKWFAEGAEEQGRQWRESGVVATLEVPGTDSWLSHALREARGIPHRGAAPGTETEGLPAAELAALLESLSTAATPPRHRDRPRRRHG, encoded by the coding sequence ATGGGGCTCTGGCACGTGATCTACGAAGACTGGCAGATGGAGTGCTGCGGCACGCCGTTCTCGGTGGGGGACGAGGTGAGCTGGCCCCTGCTCCTGGAGGACGCGGACCAGGTGTTCGGCGGCGGCTGGCACGACCAGCTCAGCAAGGTGTGCGGGCCGGTGGAGGACGTGGGCGGCGTCCGGGTGGTCCGGGAGGAGACCGGCCTCACGGCCGCCCTGGCCGGGGACCCCGACGACGAGGAGGACCGGCGGCCGAAGCCCGGGGACCGGATCCGGTCGGTCGGGCTGCTGTCCGTCGAACGGCACGGCGCGCGGTGGCCCGAGACCGGCGGGCGGGTTCGGGCCGTACAGGTGCTCGAGCAGGCGTACGCCCAGGCCACGCCCGGCTCGCGCACGTGGGAGCCGGTGGCCGGGGAGCGGCGGCTGCGGCTGGTGGAGCGGTGCCCGAAGTGGTTCGCCGAGGGTGCGGAGGAACAGGGGCGGCAGTGGAGGGAGTCGGGGGTGGTGGCGACCCTGGAAGTGCCGGGCACGGACTCCTGGCTCTCCCACGCCCTCCGCGAGGCCCGGGGCATCCCCCACCGGGGTGCCGCGCCCGGCACGGAGACCGAGGGCCTGCCGGCGGCTGAACTGGCGGCCCTGCTGGAGAGCCTGAGCACGGCCGCGACCCCACCGAGGCACCGGGACCGACCGAGGCGCCGGCATGGGTGA
- a CDS encoding site-2 protease family protein has product MTTATSRRSERRISPVFVGILAVTAVTGWATWTGFAEQPGVAVFLFVTAAWIVSLCLHEYAHARTALHSGDISVGAKGYLTLNPLKYTHALLSIVLPVIFVIMGGIGLPGGAVFIEHGRIRGRWKHSLISAAGPLTNVLFAVVCTAPFWLDALDGVPNDFRFALAFLALLQVTAALLNFLPVPGLDGYGVIEPWLSYDIRRQVEPFAPFGLLFVFALLWLPAVNGVFFDVIDAILKSLGISDLETYCGQALYRFWQGSNEFCSVSP; this is encoded by the coding sequence ATGACCACCGCCACCAGCCGCCGCAGCGAGCGGCGGATCAGTCCCGTCTTCGTCGGGATCCTGGCCGTGACGGCGGTCACGGGTTGGGCGACCTGGACCGGGTTCGCCGAGCAGCCCGGGGTCGCCGTGTTCCTGTTCGTGACGGCGGCGTGGATCGTCTCGCTGTGCCTGCACGAGTACGCGCACGCGCGCACGGCCCTGCACAGCGGCGACATCTCGGTCGGCGCCAAGGGCTACCTGACCCTGAACCCGCTGAAGTACACGCACGCGCTGCTCAGCATCGTGCTGCCGGTGATCTTCGTGATCATGGGCGGGATCGGCCTGCCCGGCGGCGCGGTGTTCATCGAGCACGGGCGGATCCGGGGCCGTTGGAAGCACAGCCTGATCTCGGCGGCGGGCCCGCTGACGAACGTGCTGTTCGCGGTGGTCTGCACGGCCCCGTTCTGGCTGGACGCCCTGGACGGCGTGCCGAACGACTTCCGGTTCGCCCTCGCCTTCCTCGCCCTGCTGCAGGTGACGGCGGCGCTGCTGAACTTCCTGCCGGTGCCGGGCCTGGACGGCTACGGCGTGATCGAGCCGTGGCTGTCGTACGACATCCGGCGCCAGGTGGAGCCGTTCGCGCCGTTCGGCCTGCTGTTCGTGTTCGCGCTGCTGTGGCTGCCGGCGGTGAACGGCGTGTTCTTCGACGTGATCGACGCCATCCTGAAGTCGCTCGGCATCAGCGATCTGGAAACGTACTGCGGTCAGGCGCTGTACCGCTTCTGGCAGGGCAGCAACGAGTTCTGCTCGGTCAGCCCGTGA
- the npdG gene encoding NADPH-dependent F420 reductase — protein MTSTDSAATDHAQKAPAKDPWDLPDVSGLVVGVLGGTGPQGKGLAYRLAKAGQKVIIGSRAADRAQAAAEELGHGVEGADNAETARRSDIVIVAVPWDGHGKTLESLREELAGKLVVDCVNPLGFDKKGAYALKPEEGSAAEQAAALLPDSRVTAAFHHLSAVLLQDPEIDEIDTDVMVLGEVRADVEIVQALAGRIPGMRGIFAGRLRNAHQVESLVANLISVNRRYKAHAGLRVTDV, from the coding sequence ATGACCTCTACCGACAGTGCTGCCACCGACCACGCCCAGAAGGCCCCCGCCAAGGACCCCTGGGACCTGCCCGACGTCTCCGGACTCGTCGTCGGGGTGCTCGGCGGGACCGGCCCCCAGGGCAAGGGCCTCGCCTACCGGCTCGCCAAGGCCGGGCAGAAGGTGATCATCGGCTCCCGCGCGGCCGACCGCGCGCAGGCCGCCGCCGAGGAACTCGGCCACGGCGTCGAGGGCGCCGACAACGCCGAGACCGCGCGCCGCAGCGACATCGTGATCGTCGCCGTGCCCTGGGACGGCCACGGCAAGACCCTGGAGTCCCTGCGCGAGGAGCTGGCCGGCAAGCTCGTCGTCGACTGCGTCAACCCGCTCGGCTTCGACAAGAAGGGCGCCTACGCCCTCAAGCCCGAGGAGGGCAGCGCCGCCGAGCAGGCCGCCGCCCTGCTGCCCGACTCCCGGGTCACGGCCGCCTTCCACCACCTGTCGGCCGTCCTGCTCCAGGACCCGGAGATCGACGAGATCGACACCGACGTCATGGTGCTCGGCGAGGTCCGCGCCGACGTCGAGATCGTCCAGGCCCTCGCCGGGCGCATCCCCGGCATGCGCGGCATCTTCGCCGGGCGGCTGCGCAACGCCCACCAGGTCGAGTCGCTGGTGGCGAACCTGATCTCCGTGAACCGCCGGTACAAGGCACACGCGGGGCTGCGCGTCACCGACGTGTGA
- a CDS encoding sialidase family protein — MTETSVPFRAGREGYASFRIPAVVATGTGTLLAFCEGRVGSRDDFGNIDVVLKRSTDGGRTWGSLQVAARNGDALAGNPAPVVLHTGRVLLVHVRNAALATEDAIRRGKVTAADGRRVWVQHSDDEGLTWSAPREITQETKKPQWRWYATTPGHAIQLSTGRVVVPANHSLPPTGTDNGTEGRYNGGHCLLSDDEGATWRIGYVDDNTDGYINANETTAAELPDGRAYFNTRNDSPSPGTRADAHSADGGQTLVKPFRPQAGLSAPVCQASVLQLRDPDVLLYSGPADPGFRALMTIRASTDGGTTWRPAHTVDGLPAAYSDLVRVDPDTVGLLYETGDFSAYETITFRRVPVAELT, encoded by the coding sequence ATGACCGAGACCAGCGTCCCCTTCCGCGCCGGCCGGGAGGGATACGCCAGCTTCCGTATCCCCGCCGTCGTCGCCACCGGCACCGGCACGCTGCTCGCCTTCTGCGAGGGCCGGGTCGGCTCCCGGGACGACTTCGGGAACATCGACGTCGTTCTGAAGCGCTCCACGGACGGCGGCCGCACCTGGGGCTCGCTCCAGGTCGCCGCGCGCAACGGCGACGCCCTCGCCGGCAACCCCGCCCCGGTCGTCCTCCACACCGGCCGCGTCCTGCTGGTGCACGTGCGCAACGCGGCCCTCGCCACCGAGGACGCCATCCGGCGCGGCAAGGTGACCGCGGCGGACGGCCGCCGCGTGTGGGTGCAGCACAGCGACGACGAGGGCCTGACGTGGTCGGCGCCGCGGGAGATCACCCAGGAGACCAAGAAGCCCCAGTGGCGCTGGTACGCCACCACCCCCGGGCACGCGATCCAGCTGAGCACCGGCCGGGTCGTCGTCCCGGCCAACCACTCCCTGCCGCCCACCGGCACCGACAACGGCACGGAGGGCAGGTACAACGGCGGCCACTGCCTGCTCAGCGACGACGAGGGCGCCACCTGGCGCATCGGCTACGTCGACGACAACACCGACGGCTACATCAACGCCAACGAGACCACCGCCGCCGAACTCCCCGACGGCCGGGCCTACTTCAACACCCGCAACGACTCACCCTCGCCCGGCACCCGCGCCGACGCCCACTCCGCCGACGGCGGGCAGACCCTGGTGAAACCCTTCCGCCCGCAGGCGGGCCTGTCCGCACCCGTGTGCCAGGCGAGCGTCCTCCAGCTCCGCGACCCCGACGTGCTGCTCTACTCCGGCCCTGCCGACCCCGGCTTCCGCGCCCTGATGACGATCCGCGCCTCCACCGACGGCGGCACCACCTGGCGCCCGGCCCACACCGTGGACGGACTGCCCGCCGCCTACTCCGACCTCGTCCGCGTCGACCCGGACACCGTGGGGCTGCTGTACGAGACCGGCGACTTCAGCGCCTACGAGACGATCACCTTCCGGCGGGTGCCCGTCGCGGAGCTGACCTGA
- the map gene encoding type I methionyl aminopeptidase codes for MSGQSLLVPGELSPTRSVPGNIRRPEYVGKPAPTPYTGPEVQTPETIEAMRVAGRIAARAMAEAAKLIAPGVTTDELDKVAHEYMCDHGAYPSTLGYRGFPKSLCTSVNEVICHGIPDSTVLRDGDIINLDVTAYIGGVHGDNNATYLVGDVDEESRLLVERTRESLNRAIKAVKPGRQINIIGRVIESYAKRFGYGVVRDFTGHGINSSFHSGLIIPHYDSPHATTVIQPGMTFTIEPMLTLGTHEYDMWDDGWTVVTKDRKRTAQFEHTLVVTDTGAEILTLP; via the coding sequence ATGTCTGGCCAGTCGCTGCTCGTCCCGGGGGAGCTGTCCCCCACCCGTTCCGTGCCCGGAAACATCCGTCGCCCCGAGTACGTCGGCAAGCCCGCGCCGACGCCGTACACCGGACCGGAGGTGCAGACGCCCGAGACGATCGAGGCGATGCGCGTCGCCGGCCGGATCGCGGCCCGGGCGATGGCGGAGGCCGCGAAGCTGATCGCCCCCGGGGTGACGACGGACGAGCTGGACAAGGTGGCGCACGAGTACATGTGCGACCACGGCGCCTACCCGTCGACGCTCGGCTACCGCGGCTTCCCCAAGTCGCTGTGCACCAGCGTCAACGAGGTGATCTGCCACGGCATCCCGGACTCCACGGTGCTGCGCGACGGCGACATCATCAACCTGGACGTGACGGCGTACATCGGCGGGGTGCACGGCGACAACAACGCCACGTACCTGGTGGGTGACGTCGACGAGGAGTCGCGCCTGCTGGTGGAGCGGACCAGGGAGTCCCTCAACCGGGCGATCAAGGCGGTCAAGCCGGGCCGGCAGATCAACATCATCGGCCGGGTCATCGAGTCGTACGCCAAGCGCTTCGGCTACGGGGTGGTCCGGGACTTCACCGGCCACGGCATCAACAGCTCGTTCCACTCGGGCCTGATCATCCCGCACTACGACAGCCCGCACGCGACGACCGTCATCCAGCCCGGCATGACGTTCACGATCGAGCCGATGCTGACGCTCGGGACGCACGAGTACGACATGTGGGACGACGGCTGGACGGTCGTGACGAAGGACCGGAAGCGGACGGCCCAGTTCGAGCACACGCTGGTGGTGACGGACACGGGCGCGGAGATCCTCACGCTGCCGTAG